In one window of Tumebacillus algifaecis DNA:
- a CDS encoding carbon-nitrogen family hydrolase codes for MKQPVRIALLQMDIALGDPATNFAKATEWIDQAAAQGTDLIVLPEMWNTAYSLHNIREIADQNGAQTREMIGALAAKHRVNILAGSVADVRDGEVYNTTYLFDRTGAVVGDYSKIHLFRLMDEEKYLQGGEQIGRFSLDGVEIGSMICYDLRFPELSRTLSLSGAQVVFVPAEWPHPRLNHWRHLQIARAIENQMFVVSCNRVGRAGETEFFGHSMVIDPWGEILLEADETEGIHHVTIDLGVVPEIRSRIPIFEDRRPELYSQK; via the coding sequence ATGAAACAACCTGTACGTATCGCCTTGTTGCAAATGGACATTGCGTTGGGCGACCCGGCAACGAATTTTGCCAAAGCGACCGAGTGGATCGACCAGGCGGCTGCGCAGGGCACCGATCTGATCGTACTTCCGGAGATGTGGAACACCGCCTACTCGCTGCACAACATTCGGGAGATCGCCGACCAAAATGGGGCACAAACGCGTGAGATGATCGGTGCTCTCGCCGCGAAACATCGCGTGAACATTCTGGCCGGTTCGGTCGCTGATGTGCGGGATGGCGAAGTATACAATACGACCTACCTGTTCGATCGCACAGGAGCTGTGGTCGGTGACTATTCGAAGATTCACTTGTTCCGCTTGATGGATGAGGAAAAGTACCTGCAAGGCGGCGAGCAGATCGGGCGCTTCTCGCTCGATGGTGTCGAGATCGGGTCGATGATCTGCTATGACCTGCGCTTCCCCGAACTGTCGCGCACACTCTCGCTGTCTGGCGCACAGGTGGTGTTTGTACCTGCCGAGTGGCCGCACCCGCGCCTGAACCACTGGCGTCATCTGCAGATCGCCCGCGCGATTGAAAATCAGATGTTTGTCGTCTCCTGTAACCGAGTTGGACGCGCCGGAGAAACTGAGTTCTTCGGCCACTCGATGGTGATCGATCCGTGGGGCGAAATTCTGCTGGAGGCAGATGAAACGGAAGGCATTCATCATGTGACGATCGATCTCGGGGTCGTGCCGGAGATTCGCAGCCGCATTCCGATCTTTGAAGATCGTCGTCCAGAGCTGTACAGTCAAAAATAG
- a CDS encoding DUF421 domain-containing protein, translated as METFLRPIAAFFALLLISRVLGKKQIRQITAFNYISSIAFGACTAMLAFNLTLPFWPQLAGMFTWGALSYITEQVAQKSRRIRLLLEGEPTVVIKQGKILEKSLGKEKMNVEELIMLLRQQQIFSLTEVDYAILEPDGQLSILKKMNNQPATKQDLQTGSPKAAAFGVQIVSDGQVLTHNLQTIKRDQTWLDQQLRRQKIPSLHSVFYAEVQKDGKLYVDKRKDQPY; from the coding sequence GTGGAGACCTTTTTGCGACCGATCGCCGCATTTTTTGCCCTGTTGCTCATCTCGCGGGTGCTGGGGAAAAAGCAAATTCGGCAAATCACAGCGTTCAACTATATCTCAAGCATCGCCTTTGGCGCCTGTACCGCGATGCTGGCCTTCAACCTGACGCTTCCATTCTGGCCGCAACTGGCTGGGATGTTCACGTGGGGAGCATTGAGCTACATCACCGAGCAAGTCGCCCAAAAGTCCCGTCGCATCCGACTCCTGCTCGAAGGGGAGCCAACTGTGGTGATCAAGCAGGGCAAGATCTTAGAAAAGTCGCTGGGCAAAGAAAAGATGAACGTGGAAGAGCTGATCATGTTGCTCAGGCAACAGCAGATCTTCTCCTTGACCGAGGTGGACTACGCCATTTTGGAACCGGACGGCCAACTGAGCATTTTGAAAAAGATGAACAACCAGCCTGCGACCAAACAGGACCTGCAAACGGGCAGTCCCAAAGCGGCTGCATTCGGTGTGCAAATCGTCTCAGACGGTCAAGTTCTCACGCACAACCTGCAAACGATCAAACGAGACCAAACATGGCTGGACCAGCAACTCCGGCGGCAAAAGATCCCTTCGCTGCATTCTGTGTTCTACGCGGAAGTGCAAAAGGACGGAAAGCTGTATGTGGATAAGCGGAAGGATCAACCCTATTAG
- a CDS encoding oxidoreductase: protein MSTKSALLVGASGLVGGELLTQLLHSDSYQKVTLFVRKPLPQSHPKLEQVVVDFDNLPTYSEHIHVSDLFCCLGTTIKTAKTKEAFRKVDYEYPLELARLAKTHGVEKYLIISSIGANAKSSFFYNQVKGQIESDLRTLDLPSLHIFRPSILLGDRKEFRLGEQFGTVMSKSLTPLLPRKYRPIHGRTVAAAMLQTALAGPGGVHIYESDRIATLGAARP from the coding sequence ATGTCAACCAAATCCGCCCTGCTCGTCGGGGCCAGCGGCCTCGTCGGAGGCGAACTACTGACCCAACTGCTTCACAGCGATTCCTACCAAAAAGTCACCCTGTTCGTTCGCAAGCCTCTCCCGCAGTCGCATCCCAAACTGGAACAGGTCGTCGTTGACTTCGACAACCTCCCTACCTACAGCGAGCACATCCACGTCAGCGACCTCTTCTGCTGCCTTGGCACCACGATCAAAACGGCCAAGACCAAAGAAGCTTTTCGTAAAGTGGACTACGAGTACCCGCTCGAACTGGCACGCCTCGCGAAAACGCATGGCGTAGAGAAGTACCTCATCATCTCTTCCATAGGTGCCAACGCGAAGTCTTCCTTCTTCTACAATCAGGTCAAAGGCCAGATCGAATCGGACCTCCGCACGCTCGACCTCCCGTCTTTGCACATCTTTCGCCCCTCCATACTTCTTGGCGACCGCAAGGAATTCCGCCTCGGCGAGCAGTTCGGCACGGTGATGTCGAAATCACTCACCCCACTGCTCCCGCGCAAATACAGGCCCATTCACGGGCGGACTGTGGCCGCTGCGATGCTCCAAACGGCGCTAGCAGGTCCTGGTGGTGTGCACATCTATGAATCGGATCGCATCGCCACGCTAGGCGCTGCTCGACCCTGA
- a CDS encoding metal-dependent hydrolase, which translates to MDTVTHTLFGILLYKAINKEEMSKELKHSFLLTSLVGSQIPDIDVISQLWDTAGQYLMWHRGITHSIFLVPGWALLLSIVCFLIWRTKDRRIFYLGLLAVFIHDTSDIFNAWGTGYFEPFSQARLTFGTIPIIDLTIWAIILGAFIFNRVRKHVPSHKVFKAAWCLIAAHILIQSVQGYAIYQSVDDRYEQVALAAEFVPWNYQVIGKRGNVVEISKATVWSEPVLIRTLPTATNANLDDLFAQNPAAKTLQQWSPFVVVVDDEKQLGIYDPRFFRNGQSFLFEFIDKGNH; encoded by the coding sequence ATGGATACAGTCACACATACTTTATTTGGAATTCTCTTATATAAAGCGATTAACAAAGAGGAGATGTCAAAAGAACTCAAACACTCCTTCCTCCTCACCTCCCTCGTCGGCAGTCAAATCCCCGACATCGACGTCATCTCCCAATTGTGGGATACAGCAGGACAGTACCTGATGTGGCACCGTGGCATTACGCACTCCATCTTCCTCGTGCCGGGGTGGGCTTTGTTGCTCTCGATCGTGTGCTTCCTGATCTGGCGGACCAAGGACAGGCGCATTTTCTACCTGGGACTGCTTGCCGTCTTCATACACGACACATCGGACATCTTTAACGCGTGGGGAACTGGGTACTTCGAACCCTTCTCCCAGGCACGCCTAACCTTCGGAACGATCCCGATCATCGACCTCACCATCTGGGCGATCATCCTTGGTGCTTTCATCTTCAACCGAGTACGCAAGCATGTACCCAGTCACAAAGTCTTCAAGGCCGCTTGGTGCCTCATCGCGGCTCACATCCTCATCCAATCGGTCCAAGGGTACGCGATCTACCAGTCTGTCGATGACCGCTATGAGCAGGTCGCGCTTGCGGCCGAGTTTGTTCCTTGGAACTATCAAGTTATCGGGAAGCGTGGCAACGTCGTGGAGATTTCCAAAGCCACCGTCTGGAGCGAACCTGTGTTGATTCGTACACTCCCTACCGCTACAAACGCGAATTTGGATGACCTCTTTGCCCAGAATCCAGCGGCCAAGACTTTGCAACAATGGTCTCCGTTTGTCGTCGTGGTCGATGATGAGAAGCAACTTGGCATCTATGATCCGCGATTCTTCCGCAACGGGCAGTCTTTTTTGTTTGAGTTCATCGATAAAGGCAACCACTAA
- a CDS encoding restriction endonuclease PLD domain-containing protein, protein MVLWPNLFNDVIQSPYSEGYRNLKVLTGYSSSAFVKHILEQFDGLSLELTIGMSRTQPIPIWEHNEYVRMTNEYGRLQVNYFIGTPPIHVKALIWSDFEGMIAFAGSANFTWNGFRGYQEMMVPTNAEHVLEAFPPQHLSINCTDPSVFDHLQMSYQRNPRTTEIDVKSVESILLTDRPSVELPLLITRGRRREVHSRSGLNWGQRDGREPNQAYLPVPRTAHFIHTDFFPPRGREFTMITDDGQSFVCVMAQGDEGLEKAIHTTRNNSIFGKYFRNRLAVNLGAKVRTEDLLAYGRTSVALYKIDEETYFLDYCRPEQ, encoded by the coding sequence ATGGTATTATGGCCCAATCTTTTCAATGATGTTATTCAATCACCTTATTCGGAAGGATATAGAAATCTAAAAGTTTTAACTGGGTATTCCTCTTCTGCCTTTGTAAAACATATTCTTGAACAGTTTGATGGACTGTCCCTTGAACTCACAATAGGAATGAGTAGGACACAACCAATTCCAATTTGGGAACATAACGAATACGTTAGAATGACTAATGAATATGGCCGATTGCAGGTAAATTATTTCATTGGAACACCTCCAATACATGTCAAGGCGCTGATTTGGTCTGACTTTGAAGGAATGATAGCTTTTGCCGGTTCGGCTAACTTCACTTGGAACGGTTTCAGAGGCTATCAGGAAATGATGGTTCCAACGAATGCAGAACACGTTCTAGAGGCCTTCCCTCCGCAGCATCTATCAATTAATTGCACAGATCCGAGTGTATTCGATCATCTGCAAATGTCGTATCAAAGGAATCCAAGAACAACTGAAATTGATGTGAAATCGGTGGAATCGATTCTCCTAACAGACCGTCCATCTGTCGAACTTCCCTTACTTATAACCCGTGGTAGACGTCGAGAAGTTCATAGTAGAAGTGGGCTAAATTGGGGTCAAAGGGACGGGCGTGAACCTAATCAAGCTTATTTGCCTGTACCAAGGACTGCTCATTTCATTCACACTGATTTCTTTCCACCTAGAGGCAGAGAGTTCACCATGATTACAGATGATGGTCAAAGTTTTGTCTGTGTAATGGCTCAAGGTGACGAAGGGCTTGAAAAAGCCATTCACACTACTAGAAACAATAGTATTTTTGGTAAATACTTCAGAAACCGCCTTGCCGTCAATTTGGGCGCTAAGGTTAGGACCGAAGATTTGCTGGCATATGGCCGTACAAGTGTAGCCCTTTACAAAATTGATGAAGAAACGTACTTTCTAGATTATTGCAGACCTGAGCAATAG